One stretch of Prunus persica cultivar Lovell chromosome G1, Prunus_persica_NCBIv2, whole genome shotgun sequence DNA includes these proteins:
- the LOC18791289 gene encoding UPF0613 protein PB24D3.06c, translating to MNLSSSSSASSSSSTGSWFSGVVRGRSDRSGSVKMGSDSVSGGSGDFSGSVVRKNQFRGVLFKYGPKPIQVAFKTGDYRQQVIFIGGLTDGFLATDYLEPLAIALDKEKWSLVQPLLSSSYSGYGTSSLQQDAMELDQLISHFINKEDSEGVVLLGHSTGCQDIVHYMRTNAACSRAVRAAILQAPVSDREYRATLPETAAMIDLASTMISEGRGSELLPSEADPGAPITAYRYHSLCAYNGDDDLFSSDLTDDQLRLRLGHMANTPCQVMYSMADEYVPDYVDKKALVQRLCKAMGGAEKVEIEYGNHSLSNRVDEAVHAIIDFVKREGPKGWDDPWH from the exons ATGAATCTCTCGTCGTCCTCGTCTGcttcttcgtcgtcttcgACCGGTTCGTGGTTCTCCGGCGTGGTCCGCGGCCGGTCGGACCGGTCCGGGTCCGTCAAGATGGGCTCGGATTCTGTCTCCGGCGGTTCCGGCGACTTTTCTGGTTCCGTTGTACGGAAGAACCAGTTCCGAGGCGTGCTCTTCAAGTACGGCCCAAAGCCTATTCAG GTTGCGTTTAAAACAGGTGATTATAGACAACAAGTCATTTTTATTGGTGGACTGACTGATGGTTTTCTGGCAACAGA TTACTTGGAACCTCTTGCAATTGCTTTGGACAAGGAGAAATGGTCACTTGTTCAGCCACTCTTGTCATCTTCATACAGTGGATATGGCACTTCCAGCTTGCAACAA GATGCAATGGAACTTGATCAGCTGATCAGTCACTTTATAAACAAAGAAGATTCTGAGGGTGTGGTACTGCTTGGCCATAGTACTGGCTGTCAG GATATTGTACATTACATGCGCACAAATGCTGCATGCTCCCGAGCGGTCCGTGCTGCCATTCTGCAG GCTCCAGTCAGTGATCGGGAATACAGAGCAACTCTTCCCGAAACAGCTGCTATGATTGACTTGGCTTCAACCATGATTAGTGAAGGCCGTGGGTCGGAGTTATTGCCAAGTGAAGCAGATCCAGGAGCCCCGATAACTGCCTATCG GTATCACTCTCTTTGTGCATACAACGGGGATGATGACTTGTTTAGTTCTGACCTTACTGACGACCAGCTGAGGTTGAGACTTGGGCACATGGCTAACACACCTtgccag GTTATGTATTCCATGGCTGATGAATATGTGCCAGACTATGTTGACAAGAAAGCATTGGTCCAAAG ATTGTGTAAAGCAATGGGAGGTGCAGAGAaagttgaaattgaatatgGTAATCACTCCCTTTCTAACAGAGTTGATGAAGCTGTCCATGCCATTATTGATTTTGTTAAGAGAGAGGGACCTAAAGGCTGGGATGATCCGTGGCATTAG
- the LOC18788988 gene encoding uncharacterized protein LOC18788988, giving the protein MPEKGLSWPSSQPCCLSPRSGPLLHWRVGVLTALVIVGMVVIWSVDARTMQSFVEATRSRQAYLVTKVSALTNLAQNHENGELSSFHIAANHTNNQTKVTQFKTHFDSHDPVNLSRSESLSEPNSTGVSVKLDINQTQPVVPANLSWVSDGLEPNVTKNLLARWLAPGGQPCRASKTVEIAIPDLDGRDLIELPAGEIYEFGFRALSDDKKPRCLGGDYFETDLSGDSWKSRPVVKDFGNGSYSVSLQIHPDFVGLYNLTIILLFRHFEGLKLSPHRFVYDRELRKIPIRFTKGSAKLPELHTCKESDFGRDIWTGRWTRHAKNDACEISDDGRYRCLAPNFPCPSPWCNGSLGLLESNGWVYSAHCSFRLFSADAAWNCLKNRWIFFWGDSNHVDSIRNILNFILDRPDIPAVPRRFDMNFTNPKDPSQTVRITNIFNGHWNETQNYQGLNSLQNEGFRNLIKNYFSEDTVPDTVVMNSGLHDGVKWSNIRSFINGASYAASFWVEVMESIRQRGLAVPRVIYRTTVATGGYARALAFNPSKMEAFNWVLLDKLKEAGILSGVIDNFDMTFPWHFDNRCNDGVHYGRLPAKMKWRDGMIGHHYFVDLMLDHILLSALCASYQGSASR; this is encoded by the coding sequence ATGCCGGAGAAGGGACTGAGCTGGCCCTCATCACAGCCATGTTGTCTAAGTCCAAGGTCGGGTCCTTTGCTTCATTGGCGAGTTGGGGTTTTAACAGCTCTGGTTATTGTTGGAATGGTGGTCATTTGGAGCGTCGATGCAAGAACTATGCAGAGCTTCGTTGAAGCTACAAGGTCCCGCCAAGCTTACCTCGTCACAAAGGTTAGTGCTTTAACTAATCTCGCCCAAAACCATGAAAATGGGGAGCTTAGCTCCTTCCACATTGCGGCAAATCACACCAACAACCAAACCAAAGTGACCCAGTTCAAAACCCACTTTGATTCTCATGACCCAGTTAATCTTTCGCGTTCTGAGTCGCTTTCTGAGCCGAATTCAACTGGGGTTTCTGTAAAGTTGGATATAAATCAAACGCAACCTGTAGTTCCAGCTAATTTGAGTTGGGTTTCAGATGGGTTAGAGCCTAACGTCACAAAGAATCTTTTAGCTCGGTGGTTGGCTCCTGGAGGACAGCCTTGCAGAGCTTCTAAAACAGTGGAAATTGCAATTCCTGATTTGGATGGTAGGGATCTGATTGAGTTACCAGCTGGTGAAAtctatgaatttggttttcgAGCACTGAGTGATGACAAGAAGCCTCGCTGCTTAGGTGGGGATTACTTTGAGACTGATCTTTCTGGGGACTCATGGAAATCTAGGCCTGTTGTGAAGGATTTTGGCAATGGATCTTATTCTGTCTCGCTTCAAATTCATCCGGACTTTGTGGGGTTATACAATCTTACTATTATTCTCCTTTTTAGGCATTTTGAGGGTCTAAAATTATCACCACACCGGTTTGTGTATGATCGAGAGCTTCGAAAGATACCAATCAGGTTTACCAAAGGCTCCGCTAAATTGCCAGAGCTACATACTTGCAAAGAGTCCGATTTTGGAAGAGATATTTGGACTGGAAGGTGGACTAGGCATGCCAAGAATGATGCTTGTGAAATTAGTGATGATGGTCGGTACCGGTGCCTAGCCCCAAATTTTCCTTGCCCAAGTCCATGGTGCAATGGTTCATTGGGTTTGTTGGAGAGTAATGGTTGGGTTTACTCCGCACACTGTTCTTTTAGGTTGTTTTCAGCTGATGCTGCTTGGAATTGCTTGAAGAACCGGTGGATTTTCTTCTGGGGTGATTCCAACCACGTTGACTCGATACGAAACATTCTCAATTTTATCTTGGATCGGCCTGATATACCTGCAGTTCCTAGACGGTTTGATATGAATTTTACAAACCCAAAAGACCCTTCACAGACAGTTCGAATTACAAACATTTTCAATGGTCATTGGAATGAAACACAGAATTACCAAGGTTTGAATTCTTTGCAAAATGAAGGATTTAGGAATTTGATAAAGAATTACTTCTCAGAGGACACAGTTCCAGATACTGTAGTCATGAACTCTGGATTACACGATGGGGTAAAATGGTCTAACATAAGATCATTCATTAATGGGGCAAGCTATGCAGCATCATTTTGGGTGGAAGTTATGGAGTCAATAAGGCAGAGAGGATTGGCAGTTCCAAGAGTCATTTATCGTACCACAGTAGCTACTGGCGGGTATGCACGAGCTCTGGCATTCAATCCTAGTAAGATGGAGGCATTCAATTGGGTATTGTTAGATAAATTGAAGGAAGCTGGGATCCTTTCTGGTGTAATTGACAATTTCGATATGACCTTCCCGTGGCATTTCGATAACCGGTGCAATGATGGGGTACACTATGGCCGACTTCCTGCAAAGATGAAGTGGAGAGATGGCATGATCGGGCACCATTATTTTGTAGACCTTATGTTGGATCATATACTGCTGAGTGCACTTTGTGCCAGCTACCAAGGTTCTGCAAGCAGGTGA
- the LOC18788569 gene encoding uncharacterized protein LOC18788569 yields the protein MAFTWGSALRITLLLLLVAAVATACFTLPVEKILKDFLLWVEQDLGPWGPLVLAVAYIPLTVLAVPASVLTLGGGYLFGLPVGFVADSIGATVGAGAAFLLGRTIGRSFVVSRLKDYPQFRAVAIAIRRSGFKIVLLLRLVPLLPFNMLNYLLSVTPVPIGQYMLASWLGMMPITFALVYVGTTLKDLSDVTHGWGEFSKTRWAFIVLGLAVSVILMICVTRVAKAALEKALAENEDIDINATPELPVVAEAPAHLNQPLLIKIDPSEDNHEK from the exons ATGGCTTTCACTTGGGGTTCTGCGCTCAGGATCAcactcctcctcctccttgtgGCCGCTGTAGCCACTGCTTGTTTTACTCTCCCTGTTGAAAAG ATTTTGAAGGACTTCTTATTATGGGTTGAGCAGGATCTTGGTCCTTGGGGTCCGCTTGTTCT GGCTGTTGCATACATTCCACTAACAGTCTTGGCAGTACCAGCTTCAGTACTTACC CTTGGTGGTGGTTATCTTTTTGGCCTACCTGTGGGCTTTGTTGCCGACTCAATTGGAGCCACTGTAGGTGCAGGGGCCGCCTTCCTTCTTGGCAGAACT ATTGGGAGATCATTTGTTGTTTCCAGGTTGAAGGATTATCCTCAGTTCCGTGCAGTTGCAATTGCAATTCGGAGATCTGGATTTAAG ATTGTTTTGTTGCTTCGTCTTGTTCCCTTACTCCCTTTCAACATGTTAAATTACCTCTTGTCTGTGACTCCTGTTCCAATAGGACAATACATGCTAGCTTCCTGGTTAGGAATGATG CCAATAACATTTGCGCTAGTATATGTTGGAACAACTCTCAAGGATCTTTCTGATGTGACCCATGGATGGGGTGAATTTTCAAAGACCCGTTGG GCTTTTATCGTATTGGGCCTCGCAGTATCTG TAATTCTAATGATTTGTGTGACAAGAGTTGCCAAGGCTGCGCtggaaaaagctttggctgaAAATGAGGATATTGATATCAATGCTACACCAGAATTGCCTGTTGTCGCTGAAGCACCTGCGCATCTCAACCAACCTCTTTTAATCAAGATAGACCCGTCTGAAGACAATCATGAAAAGTGA